A single Limanda limanda chromosome 19, fLimLim1.1, whole genome shotgun sequence DNA region contains:
- the mrpl53 gene encoding 39S ribosomal protein L53, mitochondrial, with amino-acid sequence MAAPRKASVLLKAVKTITVRFCPFESNVRSTREFLAAVSSEKVRSTNMNCEVTSMVKHDRSEPIVDITYADGERLVMKGAQLTSREMLEAFQSRCIAKDPQGKAAAKK; translated from the exons ATGGCGGCTCCCAGGAAAGCATCAGTGCTGCTGAAGGCTGTGAAGACAATAACGGTCCGGTTCTGTCCGTTCGAGTCCAACGTCCGGTCCACTCG GGAGTTCCTGGCTGCGGTGAGCTCAGAGAAGGTCCGGTCGACCAACATGAACTGTGAGGTGACATCCATGGTGAAACATGACCGGTCCGAACCAATAGTGGATATTACTTATG CAGATGGAGAGCGGCTGGTGATGAAGGGGGCACAGCTGACCAGCAGAGAGATGCTGGAGGCCTTTCAGTCCCGCTGCATCGCCAAGGACCCGCAGGGAAAAGCTGCAGCAAAGAAGTGA
- the fabp4a gene encoding fatty acid binding protein 4a: MVDSFVGTWKMISSENFDDYMKAIGVGFATRQVGNRTKPNLIVSVDDQGMICLKTQGTFKTIEIKFKLNEPFDETTADDRKTRTTVTLENGKLVQKQSWDGKETNIEREIEDGKLIAKCIMGDVIAVRTYVKEA, encoded by the exons ATGGTCGACAGTTTTGTTGGGACGTGGAAGATGATTTCCAGCGAGAACTTTGATGACTACATGAAAGCAATCG GTGTGGGGTTTGCAACCAGGCAGGTGGGGAACAGAACCAAACCCAATCTGATAGTGAGCGTGGACGATCAGGGGATGATCTGCTTGAAGACTCAAGGCACCTTCAAGACCATCGAGATCAAGTTCAAGCTCAACGAGCCCTTCGACGAGACCACCGCCGACGACAGGAAGACCCGG ACCACCGTGACTCTGGAAAACGGCAAACTAGTGCAGAAACAGAGCTGGGACGGAAAAGAGACGAATATCGAGAGGGAGATCGAAGATGGGAAATTGATAGCG AAATGCATAATGGGCGACGTGATCGCGGTGAGGACGTACGTGAAGGAGGCGTGA